One stretch of Micromonospora echinospora DNA includes these proteins:
- a CDS encoding response regulator: MDAADERPDVILVVDDDEDIARFVEFNLRLHGFEVLHASDGQEALEIIERQRPDLAVVDLMMPRVDGLELTRRLRADPMTSALPVIMLTAKGMTQDKVNGLSVGADDYLVKPFDTLELVARVNSTLRRNKEFREVSPLTGLPGNSRIRREISDRVRNGVDYAVGYIDIDRFKSVNDRYGFVRGDEFISALARSLHRAVVSIGLPPAFLGHVGGDDFVIVCTPSQVRPLTSRAVVDFEKAADALYDATDRERGFVELKDRRGNIRRAALVTLSIGVSLSDSGKRFTDPLEAIAVASEMKTVAKSQPGSYVAVDRRRGVT; this comes from the coding sequence GTGGACGCGGCCGACGAGCGACCCGACGTCATCCTGGTCGTCGACGACGACGAGGACATCGCCCGCTTCGTCGAGTTCAACCTGCGCCTGCACGGTTTCGAGGTGCTGCACGCCAGCGACGGCCAGGAGGCGCTGGAGATCATCGAGCGGCAGCGGCCCGACCTCGCGGTGGTGGACCTGATGATGCCGCGCGTCGACGGCCTGGAGCTGACCCGGCGGCTGCGCGCCGACCCGATGACCTCCGCGCTGCCGGTGATCATGCTGACCGCCAAGGGGATGACCCAGGACAAGGTCAACGGACTGAGCGTCGGCGCCGACGACTACCTGGTCAAGCCGTTCGACACGCTGGAGCTGGTGGCCCGGGTCAACTCCACGCTGCGGCGCAACAAGGAGTTCCGGGAGGTCTCGCCGCTGACCGGCCTGCCCGGCAACAGCCGCATCCGGCGGGAGATCAGCGACCGGGTCCGCAACGGCGTCGACTACGCCGTCGGCTACATCGACATCGACCGGTTCAAGAGCGTCAACGACAGGTACGGCTTCGTGCGCGGCGACGAGTTCATCTCGGCGCTGGCCCGCAGCCTGCACCGGGCGGTGGTGTCGATCGGGCTGCCACCGGCCTTCCTGGGGCACGTCGGCGGCGACGACTTCGTCATCGTCTGCACCCCCAGCCAGGTGCGGCCCCTGACCAGCCGGGCCGTCGTCGACTTCGAGAAGGCCGCGGACGCCCTCTACGACGCCACCGACCGGGAACGCGGCTTCGTCGAGCTGAAGGACCGGCGCGGCAACATCCGCCGCGCCGCGCTGGTGACGCTCTCCATCGGCGTGTCGCTGTCCGATTCCGGCAAGCGCTTCACCGACCCGCTGGAGGCCATCGCGGTGGCCTCGGAGATGAAGACGGTGGCCAAGAGCCAGCCCGGGTCGTACGTGGCGGTGGACCGCCGCCGCGGCGTCACCTGA
- the rpe gene encoding ribulose-phosphate 3-epimerase, whose protein sequence is MTVPPPIVAPSILAADFARLADEVRAVESAADWLHVDVMDNHFVPNLTIGLPVVQSLRAVTEIPFDVHLMITDPRRWAPGYADAGAYNVTFHAEACDDPVALAKDLRSAGAKAGLAIDRDTPIEPYLELLPSFDTLLIMTIKAGFGGQRFLPQLLDKVRAARRHVDSGHLELRIEVDGGIAADTIEQAAAAGADAFVAGTAVYGADDPAEAVRRLRGLAERAMTGA, encoded by the coding sequence GTGACCGTACCGCCGCCGATCGTCGCGCCGAGCATCCTGGCCGCCGATTTCGCCCGCCTCGCCGACGAGGTCCGTGCCGTGGAGTCCGCCGCCGACTGGCTGCACGTCGACGTCATGGACAACCACTTCGTGCCCAACCTGACCATCGGGCTGCCGGTGGTGCAGAGCCTGCGCGCCGTGACCGAGATCCCGTTCGACGTGCACCTCATGATCACCGATCCGCGCCGCTGGGCGCCCGGGTACGCCGACGCCGGGGCGTACAACGTCACGTTCCACGCCGAGGCGTGCGACGACCCGGTGGCGCTCGCGAAGGATCTGCGCTCGGCCGGGGCGAAGGCGGGCCTGGCGATCGACCGGGACACCCCGATCGAGCCGTACCTGGAGCTGCTGCCGAGCTTCGACACGCTGCTGATCATGACGATCAAGGCCGGTTTCGGCGGCCAGCGTTTCCTGCCGCAGTTGCTCGACAAGGTGCGCGCCGCCCGCCGGCACGTCGACAGCGGCCACCTGGAGCTGCGTATCGAGGTCGACGGCGGCATCGCCGCGGACACCATCGAGCAGGCCGCCGCGGCCGGCGCCGACGCGTTCGTCGCCGGCACCGCCGTGTACGGCGCCGACGATCCCGCGGAGGCGGTACGCCGCCTGCGGGGCCTGGCGGAACGTGCGATGACCGGGGCCTGA
- the ribD gene encoding bifunctional diaminohydroxyphosphoribosylaminopyrimidine deaminase/5-amino-6-(5-phosphoribosylamino)uracil reductase RibD, which produces MASVSVDEAMRRAIELAVRGLGATSPNPVVGCVLLDADGEVVGEGFHAYAGGPHAEIVALAQAGTRARGGTAVVTLEPCDHTGRTGPCSHALIAAGVARVVVAVPDPNPVASGGAATLRAAGVQVTLGVRAREAEAGNVAWLTSMRRGWPYLIWKYAATLDGRSAAADGTSMWITSEAARMDVHALRGTVDAVLAGVGTVLADDPRLTARNLRDGTMAIRQPLRVVVDSSGRTPADARVRDGAARTWVATAAEVGAGPDGRVDLAALLAELHHRGVRAALLEGGPTLAGAFLAAGLVDRIVGYVAPKLLGAGPTALRDAGVSTIADAIDLEITDVTRVGPDLRITALPRKREA; this is translated from the coding sequence ATGGCGAGCGTCTCCGTCGACGAGGCGATGCGTCGTGCCATCGAACTGGCCGTGCGCGGCCTCGGCGCCACGAGCCCCAACCCGGTCGTCGGCTGCGTGCTGCTCGACGCCGACGGCGAGGTCGTCGGCGAGGGTTTTCACGCGTACGCCGGCGGCCCGCACGCCGAGATCGTCGCGCTGGCCCAGGCCGGCACCCGCGCCCGCGGTGGCACCGCTGTCGTCACGCTCGAACCCTGCGACCACACCGGCCGCACCGGCCCCTGCAGCCACGCGCTCATCGCCGCCGGGGTGGCCCGCGTCGTGGTCGCCGTGCCCGACCCCAACCCGGTCGCCTCCGGCGGCGCGGCCACGCTGCGCGCCGCCGGGGTCCAGGTGACCCTCGGGGTACGCGCCCGGGAGGCCGAGGCCGGCAACGTCGCCTGGCTCACCTCGATGCGCCGCGGCTGGCCGTACCTGATCTGGAAGTACGCGGCCACGCTCGACGGGCGCTCCGCCGCCGCCGACGGGACCAGCATGTGGATCACCTCCGAGGCGGCCCGGATGGACGTGCACGCGCTGCGCGGCACCGTCGACGCGGTGCTCGCCGGGGTGGGCACCGTGCTCGCCGACGATCCCCGTCTCACCGCCCGCAACCTGCGCGACGGCACCATGGCCATCCGGCAGCCGCTGCGGGTCGTGGTGGACAGCTCGGGGCGTACCCCGGCCGACGCCCGGGTCCGCGACGGCGCCGCCCGCACGTGGGTGGCCACGGCCGCGGAGGTCGGCGCCGGGCCGGACGGCCGGGTCGATCTGGCGGCGCTGCTCGCGGAGCTGCACCACCGGGGCGTGCGGGCCGCGCTGCTGGAGGGCGGCCCCACGCTGGCCGGCGCGTTCCTCGCCGCCGGCCTGGTCGACCGGATCGTCGGGTACGTCGCGCCGAAGCTGCTCGGCGCCGGCCCGACCGCGCTGCGCGACGCCGGCGTGAGCACCATCGCCGACGCCATCGACCTGGAGATCACCGACGTTACGCGGGTCGGTCCCGACCTGCGGATCACCGCGCTGCCCCGGAAGAGGGAGGCCTGA
- a CDS encoding septum formation family protein, protein MRRWLHVLALAGAATAVLAGCVQAHRADGDLIDDWAALPAPRLFVPATDACLPRLTTVVAAATYETVDCAGSHLAETVHVGTFTGPAALGARPEPGTPALRTARAECDQRAREMIGGDWHAARLTLNIALPTVAAWGAGARWFRCDLAETDSIDNTRPVNRVGSLRGALVGDNPLVHRCFDPKLIGQNLNYMAPVLCTEQHRAEFVGVYEERDMSWTEFTRGAPATHRRCMTLIAAFADVPDNAELPYRAGSIFYPPSQREWEEGDRGVRCFLWSDDRKLNRSVRGAGPEGLPVT, encoded by the coding sequence ATGCGACGGTGGCTCCACGTGCTCGCGCTGGCCGGCGCCGCGACGGCGGTGCTCGCCGGCTGTGTGCAGGCGCACCGGGCCGACGGGGATCTGATCGACGACTGGGCGGCGCTGCCGGCGCCACGACTGTTCGTCCCGGCCACCGACGCGTGCCTGCCCCGCCTCACCACAGTGGTGGCCGCCGCCACGTACGAGACGGTCGACTGCGCGGGCAGCCACCTGGCCGAGACGGTGCACGTCGGCACGTTCACCGGGCCGGCCGCGCTCGGCGCCCGCCCGGAGCCGGGCACCCCGGCGCTGCGGACCGCGCGCGCCGAGTGCGACCAGCGGGCCCGCGAGATGATCGGCGGGGACTGGCACGCCGCCCGGCTCACGCTGAACATCGCGCTGCCGACCGTCGCCGCCTGGGGCGCCGGCGCGCGCTGGTTCCGCTGCGACCTGGCCGAGACCGACAGCATCGACAACACCCGCCCGGTCAACCGGGTGGGCAGCCTGCGCGGCGCGCTGGTCGGCGACAACCCGCTCGTGCACAGGTGCTTCGACCCGAAGCTGATCGGCCAGAACCTCAACTACATGGCCCCGGTGCTCTGCACCGAACAGCACCGCGCGGAGTTCGTCGGCGTGTACGAGGAACGCGACATGAGCTGGACGGAGTTCACCCGGGGCGCGCCCGCCACGCACCGGCGCTGCATGACGCTGATCGCCGCGTTCGCCGACGTGCCGGACAACGCGGAGCTTCCGTACCGGGCCGGGTCCATCTTCTACCCGCCCTCGCAACGGGAGTGGGAGGAGGGCGACCGGGGAGTGCGCTGTTTCCTGTGGAGCGACGACCGCAAGCTCAACCGCTCGGTACGCGGCGCCGGTCCCGAGGGACTCCCGGTGACCTGA
- a CDS encoding RsmB/NOP family class I SAM-dependent RNA methyltransferase, whose translation MTGPSRPDRPAEGDRPRGYARERGDRPGADRRGGDRFGGDRRGPRRPARPAVDLPRQVAYEAIAAVHRDDAYANLVLPAMLREAGLSGRDAAFATELTYGTLRHTGTLDAIVTDAAGRDVQRIDPPVRDALRLGAYQILHTRVPAHAAVSSTVDLVRSVGPGATGFANAVLREITSRDADAWVAKLAPAEETDPVGHLSLAYSHPQWIVRSFAEALGGDMGETARLLIEDNERPPVHLCARPGLVDPVALADEVGGAPGAFSPYAVYLPGGAPGDLRAVADGRAHVQDEGSQLVADALAAAPLDGPDGRWLDLCAGPGGKSGLLGALAATRGARLTAVEVAEHRARLVEQATRGLPVTVLHTDGRDVGSDPKLPEGHFDRVLVDAPCTGLGALRRRPEARWRRQPSDLPPLTRLQRELLTAALRAARPGGLVAYVTCSPHVVETHVTVTEAARRCGFAVDFVDARPMLPAGMPGLGDGPTVQLWPHRHGTDAMFLALLRRN comes from the coding sequence GTGACGGGGCCGTCGCGCCCGGACCGGCCCGCCGAGGGGGACCGTCCCCGCGGGTACGCGCGTGAGCGCGGCGACCGGCCCGGGGCGGACCGGCGTGGCGGTGACCGGTTCGGCGGCGACCGGCGGGGTCCGCGCCGTCCGGCCCGTCCGGCCGTGGACCTGCCCCGGCAGGTCGCGTACGAGGCGATCGCGGCGGTGCACCGCGACGACGCGTACGCCAACCTGGTGCTCCCGGCGATGCTGCGCGAGGCCGGGCTGAGCGGCCGGGACGCCGCGTTCGCCACCGAGCTGACATACGGCACGCTGCGGCACACCGGCACGCTCGACGCGATCGTCACCGACGCGGCCGGGCGGGACGTGCAGCGCATCGACCCGCCGGTGCGTGACGCGCTGCGGCTCGGGGCGTACCAGATCCTGCACACCCGGGTGCCCGCGCACGCCGCGGTGTCGTCCACTGTCGACCTGGTCCGGTCCGTCGGGCCGGGCGCCACCGGGTTCGCCAACGCGGTGCTGCGGGAGATCACCAGCCGGGACGCGGACGCCTGGGTGGCAAAGCTCGCCCCGGCCGAGGAGACCGACCCGGTCGGGCACCTTTCGCTGGCGTACAGCCATCCGCAGTGGATCGTGCGGTCGTTCGCCGAGGCGCTCGGCGGCGACATGGGGGAGACGGCCCGGCTGCTCATCGAGGACAACGAGCGCCCGCCGGTGCACCTGTGCGCCCGGCCGGGCCTGGTCGATCCGGTGGCGCTGGCCGACGAGGTGGGCGGCGCGCCCGGCGCGTTCTCGCCGTACGCGGTCTACCTGCCCGGCGGCGCGCCGGGTGACCTGCGGGCGGTGGCCGACGGCCGCGCGCACGTGCAGGACGAGGGGTCCCAGCTCGTGGCGGACGCGCTGGCGGCGGCCCCGCTGGACGGCCCGGACGGCCGCTGGCTGGATCTGTGCGCCGGTCCGGGCGGCAAGTCCGGCCTGCTCGGCGCGCTGGCCGCGACCCGGGGCGCGCGGCTCACAGCGGTCGAGGTGGCCGAGCACCGGGCGCGGCTGGTGGAGCAGGCCACCCGCGGGCTGCCGGTGACGGTGCTGCACACCGACGGGCGCGACGTGGGCAGCGACCCGAAGCTGCCGGAGGGGCACTTCGACCGGGTCCTGGTCGACGCGCCGTGCACCGGGCTGGGCGCGCTGCGCCGCCGGCCGGAGGCGCGCTGGCGCCGCCAGCCGTCGGACCTGCCGCCGCTGACCCGGTTGCAGCGTGAGCTGCTCACCGCCGCGTTGCGGGCGGCCCGGCCCGGCGGCCTGGTTGCGTACGTGACGTGCTCGCCGCACGTGGTGGAGACCCACGTGACGGTGACCGAGGCGGCCCGGCGCTGCGGCTTCGCCGTCGACTTCGTCGACGCGCGGCCGATGCTGCCGGCCGGCATGCCGGGTCTGGGCGACGGCCCCACGGTGCAGCTCTGGCCGCACCGCCACGGCACCGACGCCATGTTCCTGGCGCTCCTGCGCAGGAACTGA
- a CDS encoding riboflavin synthase: protein MFTGIVEELGEIVRSTETGDDSALVAIRGPLVTSDARHGDSIAVNGVCLTVVDVDGGVFTADVMGETLRRTALGALRPGDPVNLERAAALNSRLGGHLVQGHVDGVGEVVAREPAAQWETVRFRLPAGLARYVVEKGSITVDGVSLTVAEAGDDWFSVGLIPTTLKLTVLGTKQVGDPVNLEVDVLAKYVERLLGDRGAGSVR, encoded by the coding sequence ATGTTCACCGGCATCGTCGAGGAGCTGGGCGAGATCGTCCGGAGCACCGAGACCGGCGACGACTCCGCCCTGGTCGCGATCCGCGGCCCGCTCGTCACCTCGGACGCCCGGCACGGCGACTCCATCGCGGTGAACGGCGTCTGCCTCACAGTGGTCGACGTCGACGGCGGTGTGTTCACCGCCGACGTGATGGGCGAGACGCTGCGCCGCACCGCGCTCGGGGCGCTGCGCCCCGGCGACCCGGTCAACCTGGAACGCGCCGCCGCGCTCAACAGCCGGCTCGGCGGGCACCTGGTGCAGGGCCACGTCGACGGCGTCGGCGAGGTCGTCGCCCGGGAGCCGGCCGCGCAGTGGGAGACCGTCCGGTTCCGCCTGCCCGCCGGCCTGGCCCGGTACGTGGTGGAGAAGGGCTCGATCACCGTCGACGGCGTGTCGCTGACCGTGGCGGAGGCCGGCGACGACTGGTTCTCCGTCGGGCTGATCCCCACCACGCTGAAGCTCACCGTGCTCGGCACGAAGCAGGTCGGCGACCCGGTCAACCTGGAGGTCGACGTGCTGGCCAAGTACGTCGAACGGCTGCTCGGCGACCGCGGCGCGGGGAGCGTGCGGTGA
- the pnuC gene encoding nicotinamide riboside transporter PnuC, translated as MGPLGWLLDTQVHVAGSPVLVREIVGNGFGLASALLGLRRVVWAWPVGMIGNALLLTVFLGGVFVTPQAHDLYGQAGRQVFFFTISVYGWWRWSRNRRAGDGDEPAVVPRWATWPERLGLLVAAVVGTAAAYPVLAALGSWGPLPDAWILVGSLLATYGMARGWVEFWLIWIAVDAVGVPLLLRGGFYPSAAMYLVYGAFCAAGLYSWWRTSRAVATAPAPIPATYSEAVA; from the coding sequence ATGGGCCCGCTCGGCTGGCTGCTCGACACCCAGGTGCACGTGGCCGGTTCGCCGGTGCTGGTCCGGGAGATCGTCGGCAACGGCTTCGGGCTCGCCTCGGCGCTGCTCGGGCTGCGCCGGGTGGTCTGGGCCTGGCCGGTCGGCATGATCGGCAACGCGCTGCTGCTCACCGTTTTCCTCGGCGGCGTCTTCGTCACCCCGCAGGCGCACGACCTCTACGGCCAGGCCGGCCGGCAGGTCTTCTTCTTCACCATCAGCGTGTACGGCTGGTGGCGCTGGTCACGCAACCGGCGCGCCGGTGACGGGGACGAGCCGGCCGTGGTGCCGCGCTGGGCCACCTGGCCGGAACGGCTCGGCCTGCTCGTCGCCGCCGTCGTCGGCACCGCCGCCGCGTACCCGGTGCTGGCCGCGCTGGGCTCGTGGGGCCCGCTGCCGGACGCCTGGATCCTGGTCGGCAGCCTGCTCGCCACCTACGGCATGGCCCGCGGGTGGGTCGAGTTCTGGCTGATCTGGATCGCCGTCGACGCGGTCGGCGTGCCGCTGCTGCTGCGTGGCGGCTTCTACCCGTCGGCCGCCATGTACCTGGTCTACGGCGCGTTCTGCGCCGCCGGCCTGTACAGCTGGTGGCGCACCTCCCGGGCCGTCGCGACCGCGCCCGCCCCGATCCCGGCGACGTACTCGGAGGCAGTGGCATGA
- a CDS encoding septum formation family protein, whose translation MRRWWVAVTVGTVAALALGGCAAPAGVDRDLTDDWPAIAAPVGFVPQSGACHPTVADVGYLSGYQPVDCAATHRAETLHVGTMSGPEAERSAPPRAGSAGMRVAHGDCARQVTRALGGDWRSGRLRLSVVFPSALAWSGGARWYRCDVAEVTDLDQGDVAERTGSLRGALKPGSKLTLGCFNPKMSKNDVQAMRPVSCTAKHHAEFVGVYQAPDISYAEFERTPLRTHKACRGLIAKYAKLPNDGNMQYRAGTIIYHPYEEQWRDGDRGVQCFLWVSERALTRSVKGAGAKALPIT comes from the coding sequence ATGCGGCGTTGGTGGGTGGCGGTCACCGTGGGAACGGTGGCGGCGCTGGCGCTCGGCGGCTGCGCCGCGCCGGCCGGGGTGGACCGCGACCTGACCGACGACTGGCCCGCGATCGCCGCGCCGGTCGGCTTCGTACCGCAGAGCGGCGCCTGTCACCCCACCGTCGCCGATGTCGGCTACCTCAGCGGCTACCAGCCGGTCGACTGTGCCGCCACGCACCGCGCCGAGACGCTGCACGTCGGCACGATGAGCGGCCCGGAGGCGGAACGTTCCGCTCCGCCGCGGGCCGGTTCGGCCGGGATGCGCGTCGCGCACGGCGACTGCGCCCGGCAGGTCACCCGGGCCCTCGGCGGGGACTGGCGCTCCGGACGGCTGCGGCTGTCCGTGGTCTTCCCCTCCGCGCTGGCCTGGTCCGGCGGGGCCCGCTGGTACCGCTGCGACGTCGCCGAAGTGACCGACCTGGACCAGGGCGACGTGGCCGAGCGCACCGGCAGCCTGCGGGGCGCCCTGAAGCCCGGCTCGAAGCTGACGCTGGGCTGCTTCAACCCGAAGATGAGCAAGAACGACGTGCAGGCGATGCGGCCGGTGTCCTGCACCGCGAAGCACCACGCCGAGTTCGTCGGCGTCTACCAGGCGCCGGACATCAGCTACGCCGAGTTCGAGCGCACGCCGCTGCGCACGCACAAGGCGTGCCGCGGGCTCATCGCCAAGTACGCGAAGCTGCCCAACGACGGCAACATGCAGTACCGGGCCGGCACCATCATCTACCACCCGTACGAGGAGCAGTGGCGCGACGGTGACCGGGGCGTGCAGTGCTTTCTCTGGGTCTCCGAGCGGGCGCTGACCCGCTCGGTGAAGGGCGCGGGCGCCAAGGCGCTGCCGATCACCTGA
- a CDS encoding M28 family metallopeptidase, with the protein MRRRTPTTSLALALVATLTTASLAGTASAAPAPAAAPAPAVAALAAPDVSLSNIQAHLTQFNSIATSNGGNRRAGSAGYTASVNYVKGKLQAAGYTVTEQNCSTCTYPGNNLIAEWPQGPSDQVVMFGAHLDGVAAGPGINDNASGSSALLENALVLAAQNPTMTKRVRFAWWNGEEQGLQGSKHYVNQLSSTQRGYIKGYYNFDMVGSLNGGYFINRITSATAAPLKAYWDSFGISPEENTEGQGRSDDYSFANAGIQTSGYAAGASYTKTSAQASKWGGTAGAAYDGCYHRSCDNTSNINTTILNRAADGVAYTIWALAVGGGTPANDFSVSVSPTSGSVARGGSTTATVSTATTSGSAQTVALSASGTPSGVSVSFSPSSVTSGGSSTMTVTASSSATTGTFTLTVTGTGSATRTATYTITVSGGSGGCTGGQLIGNSSFESGTTPWTASSGVITNSSSQAARTGSYKAWMNGYGSSRTDTLSQSVTLPAGCSSYTFSFWLHIDTAETTSSTAYDKLTVQVGSTTLATYSNLNKATGYTQRTFNLAAYAGQTVTLKWTGVEDSSLQTSFVVDDVTLQVG; encoded by the coding sequence ATGAGACGCAGAACGCCGACCACGAGCCTCGCGCTCGCCCTCGTCGCCACCCTGACGACGGCGAGCCTGGCCGGCACCGCCTCCGCCGCTCCCGCGCCGGCCGCCGCCCCCGCCCCGGCCGTCGCCGCGCTCGCCGCCCCCGACGTCTCCCTGAGCAACATCCAGGCCCACCTCACCCAGTTCAACTCCATCGCCACCAGCAACGGCGGCAACCGGCGCGCCGGCTCGGCCGGCTACACCGCGTCGGTCAACTACGTGAAGGGCAAGCTCCAGGCGGCCGGCTACACGGTCACCGAGCAGAACTGCTCCACCTGCACCTACCCGGGCAACAACCTGATCGCCGAGTGGCCGCAGGGCCCGTCGGACCAGGTCGTCATGTTCGGCGCGCACCTGGACGGCGTGGCCGCCGGGCCGGGCATCAACGACAACGCCTCCGGCTCGTCGGCGCTGCTGGAGAACGCGCTGGTGCTGGCCGCGCAGAACCCGACCATGACCAAGCGGGTCCGGTTCGCCTGGTGGAACGGCGAGGAGCAGGGCCTGCAGGGCTCCAAGCACTACGTCAACCAGCTCAGCTCCACCCAGCGGGGCTACATCAAGGGCTACTACAACTTCGACATGGTCGGCTCGCTCAACGGCGGCTACTTCATCAACCGGATCACCTCGGCCACCGCCGCGCCGCTGAAGGCGTACTGGGACTCGTTCGGCATCTCGCCGGAGGAGAACACCGAGGGCCAGGGCCGCTCCGACGACTACTCGTTCGCCAACGCCGGCATCCAGACCTCCGGCTACGCGGCGGGCGCCAGCTACACCAAGACCTCGGCGCAGGCCAGCAAGTGGGGCGGCACCGCGGGCGCGGCGTACGACGGCTGCTACCACCGTTCCTGCGACAACACCAGCAACATCAACACGACAATCCTCAACCGGGCCGCGGACGGCGTGGCGTACACGATCTGGGCGCTCGCGGTCGGCGGCGGCACCCCGGCCAACGACTTCTCCGTCTCGGTGAGCCCCACCTCCGGCAGCGTCGCCCGGGGCGGCTCCACCACCGCCACCGTCAGCACCGCCACCACCTCCGGGAGCGCGCAGACCGTGGCGCTGTCCGCCAGCGGCACCCCGAGCGGCGTCTCGGTGAGCTTCAGCCCGTCCTCGGTCACCTCGGGCGGCTCGTCCACGATGACCGTCACCGCCTCGTCGTCGGCCACCACCGGCACGTTCACGCTCACCGTGACCGGCACCGGCTCGGCCACCCGCACCGCCACCTACACGATCACCGTGAGCGGCGGGAGCGGCGGCTGCACCGGCGGGCAGCTCATCGGCAACAGCAGCTTCGAGTCCGGCACCACGCCGTGGACGGCCAGCTCCGGCGTGATCACCAACAGCTCCAGCCAGGCGGCCCGCACCGGGTCGTACAAGGCGTGGATGAACGGGTACGGCTCCTCGCGTACCGACACGCTGTCGCAGTCGGTCACGCTGCCGGCCGGGTGCAGCAGCTACACGTTCTCGTTCTGGCTGCACATCGACACGGCCGAGACGACCAGCTCGACCGCGTACGACAAGCTGACCGTGCAGGTCGGCTCGACCACGCTTGCCACGTACTCCAACCTGAACAAGGCCACCGGCTACACCCAGCGCACCTTCAACCTGGCCGCGTACGCCGGGCAGACTGTCACGCTGAAGTGGACCGGGGTCGAGGACTCCTCGCTGCAGACCAGCTTCGTCGTGGACGACGTGACGCTGCAGGTCGGCTGA